From the genome of Rathayibacter sp. VKM Ac-2759, one region includes:
- a CDS encoding exodeoxyribonuclease III, whose product MRIATWNVNSIRARTGRVVDWLVREDIDVLAMQELKCKPEQFPHEAFAAAGYHVEMVGLSQWNGVGIASRLPMEDVAVGFPGMPGFAKEAAADGSFPLEARAIGATVDGVRIWSLYVPNGRAVGDPHWFYKLEWFAALEASTREWLAAEPDLPLALVGDWNVAPLDSDVGDPTLGPGSTHVSPEERAAFAAFEGAGLHDVVRPLVPDGYTYWDYKQLRFPRNEGLRIDFVLGSHAFGELVTGASIHRDERKGDAPSDHVPVVVDLDLETTLDDDRPMIF is encoded by the coding sequence ATGCGCATCGCCACCTGGAACGTGAACTCCATCCGCGCCCGCACGGGGCGCGTCGTCGACTGGCTGGTGCGGGAGGACATCGACGTCCTGGCGATGCAGGAGCTCAAGTGCAAGCCCGAGCAGTTCCCGCACGAGGCGTTCGCCGCCGCCGGCTACCACGTCGAGATGGTCGGCCTCAGCCAGTGGAACGGCGTCGGCATCGCCTCCCGCCTCCCGATGGAGGACGTCGCCGTCGGCTTCCCGGGCATGCCCGGATTCGCGAAGGAGGCCGCGGCCGACGGCTCCTTCCCGCTCGAGGCCCGGGCGATCGGCGCGACCGTCGACGGCGTCCGGATCTGGAGCCTCTACGTTCCCAACGGCCGAGCGGTCGGTGATCCGCACTGGTTCTACAAGCTCGAGTGGTTCGCGGCGCTCGAGGCGAGCACGCGCGAGTGGCTCGCGGCCGAGCCCGACCTGCCGCTCGCGCTCGTGGGCGACTGGAACGTCGCTCCGCTCGACAGCGATGTCGGCGACCCGACGCTCGGCCCGGGCTCCACGCACGTCTCGCCCGAGGAGCGCGCCGCGTTCGCCGCGTTCGAGGGCGCCGGCCTGCACGACGTGGTGCGCCCGCTGGTCCCCGACGGCTACACCTACTGGGACTACAAGCAGCTGCGCTTCCCGCGCAACGAGGGCCTGCGGATCGACTTCGTGCTCGGCTCGCACGCGTTCGGCGAGCTCGTGACGGGCGCCTCCATCCACCGCGACGAGCGCAAGGGCGACGCACCGAGCGACCACGTGCCCGTCGTGGTCGATCTCGACCTCGAGACGACGCTCGACGACGACCGCCCGATGATCTTCTGA
- a CDS encoding ABC transporter ATP-binding protein, which produces MILLRLAASYAKPYTRWVVAVVVLQLVSTLAALYLPSLNAEIIDQGIGRGDTDFIWATGATMLGVCLVQVVAAIGGVYFGARTAMAVGRDLRRDVYRRVDSLSGLEVGGFGTATLITRGTNDVQQVQMLVLMTLNFMVSAPIMCVGGIVFALREDAGLSWLVWVSVPLLFVVVGVLVFLLLPLFRLMQDRIDGINSVLREQITGIRVVRAFVREPFESERYRRANAAITEVSIKVGNIFVLMFPAIMMILHLATAAVLWFGGQRVEAGQMQVGSLTAFLQYLLQILTAVMMGVFMVMMIPRAVVCAERIQEVLDARTSLTTPAGGAVTPTVGRVEFSGVTFGYPGAERPVLSGVDLVAEPGRTTAIVGSTGAGKTTLLGLVPRLFDPQEGSVAIDGVPVSSLDRAQLASVIGLVPQRPYLFSGTIASNLRFGRPDATDAELWEALRIAQGEDFVRAKERGLDEPVSQGGTNVSGGQRQRLCIARALVARPRVFLFDDSFSALDVATDARLRESLADATTDATVIIVAQRVSTIRHADSIVVLDAGRIVGRGTHDELLETNATYREIVESQLSVEGVA; this is translated from the coding sequence ATGATCCTGCTCCGTCTCGCGGCGTCGTACGCGAAGCCCTACACCCGCTGGGTGGTCGCGGTCGTCGTGCTGCAGCTCGTCTCGACGCTGGCCGCGCTCTACCTCCCGAGCCTCAACGCCGAGATCATCGACCAGGGCATCGGCCGGGGCGACACCGACTTCATCTGGGCGACGGGCGCGACCATGCTCGGCGTCTGCCTGGTCCAGGTCGTCGCCGCGATCGGAGGCGTCTACTTCGGCGCCCGCACCGCGATGGCGGTCGGCCGCGATCTGCGCCGCGACGTCTACCGCCGGGTCGACTCGCTCAGCGGGCTCGAGGTGGGCGGCTTCGGCACGGCCACGCTCATCACCCGCGGCACGAACGACGTGCAGCAGGTGCAGATGCTCGTGCTGATGACCCTCAACTTCATGGTGTCCGCCCCGATCATGTGCGTCGGAGGCATCGTCTTCGCCCTGCGGGAGGACGCGGGGCTCTCGTGGCTGGTCTGGGTCTCGGTCCCGCTCCTCTTCGTCGTCGTCGGGGTCCTCGTCTTCCTGCTCCTGCCGCTCTTCCGCCTCATGCAGGACCGCATCGACGGCATCAACAGCGTGCTGCGCGAGCAGATCACGGGCATCCGCGTCGTGCGGGCGTTCGTCCGCGAGCCCTTCGAGTCGGAGCGGTACCGCCGCGCCAACGCGGCGATCACCGAGGTGTCGATCAAGGTCGGCAACATCTTCGTGCTGATGTTCCCGGCGATCATGATGATCCTGCACCTCGCGACCGCGGCGGTCCTCTGGTTCGGCGGGCAGCGCGTCGAGGCCGGTCAGATGCAGGTCGGCTCGCTCACGGCCTTCCTGCAGTACCTCCTGCAGATCCTCACCGCGGTGATGATGGGCGTCTTCATGGTGATGATGATCCCGCGCGCCGTCGTCTGCGCCGAGCGGATCCAGGAGGTGCTCGACGCCCGCACCAGCCTCACGACCCCGGCCGGTGGAGCGGTGACGCCGACGGTCGGCCGCGTCGAGTTCTCGGGGGTCACCTTCGGCTACCCGGGCGCCGAGCGGCCCGTCCTCTCGGGGGTCGACCTGGTGGCCGAGCCCGGCCGCACGACCGCCATCGTCGGGTCGACCGGTGCCGGCAAGACCACCCTCCTCGGTCTCGTCCCGCGCCTGTTCGACCCGCAGGAGGGCTCCGTCGCCATCGACGGCGTCCCCGTGTCCTCCCTCGACCGCGCGCAGCTCGCCTCCGTGATCGGGCTCGTCCCGCAGCGGCCCTACCTCTTCTCGGGCACCATCGCCTCCAACCTCCGCTTCGGCCGGCCCGATGCGACAGACGCCGAGCTGTGGGAGGCGCTGCGCATCGCGCAGGGCGAGGACTTCGTGCGGGCCAAGGAGCGGGGGCTCGACGAGCCGGTGTCGCAGGGCGGCACGAACGTCTCGGGCGGTCAGCGGCAGCGGCTCTGCATCGCGCGGGCGCTCGTCGCCCGGCCCCGGGTCTTCCTCTTCGACGATTCGTTCTCGGCGCTCGACGTCGCGACCGATGCGCGGCTGCGCGAGTCCCTCGCCGACGCCACCACCGACGCGACCGTCATCATCGTCGCCCAGCGGGTGTCGACCATCCGGCACGCCGACAGCATCGTCGTGCTCGACGCCGGCCGGATCGTCGGGCGCGGCACGCACGACGAACTCCTCGAGACGAACGCGACCTACCGCGAGATCGTCGAATCCCAGCTGAGCGTGGAAGGGGTGGCCTGA
- a CDS encoding ABC transporter ATP-binding protein, whose product MFGDGPPARKAQHFWPSAKRLFALLGPERARMIVVVALVSASVVLTVIAPKILGQAMDTIFNGVIGAQLPAGVPLEQIIEQQRASGNGTFADMLSKTDIVPGQGIDFVVLGRLIIIVLLMYVVASVLMWAQGFILNGLVMRVVYGLRQDIEGKLNRLPLRYFDTRQRGDVMSRVTNDVDNIQTALQQAFSQLVQSVLTIIGIAAMMFIVSWQLALIALISIPLSGVIAGVIGARSQKLFAAQWKNTGALNGHIEETFSGLEIVRAFGRDREMLEEFDRRNDSLYSASLGAQFVSGMIMPAMTFVSYLSYVLIAVVGGLRVASGQLTLGDATAFIQYSREFTQPVTQLASMANMLQSGVASAERTFELLDADEQDPETATESLPERTDGHVEFQDVSFSYDPEQPLIEGLSFSAQPGQTVAIVGPTGAGKTTLVNLVMRFYELTGGRILLDGVDITRLARGDLRSRVGMVLQDAWLFQGTIRENIRYGRLDATDDEIIEAARATMVDRFVQQLPEGYDTVLDADGGSVSAGERQLITIARAFLANPSLLILDEATSSVDTRTELLVQHAMNALRTDRTSFVIAHRLSTIRDADTILVMESGRIVEQGAHEALLERRGAYYDLYMTQFRGGGDEAGGAAASAGLPGAVETAP is encoded by the coding sequence ATGTTCGGCGACGGCCCGCCCGCCCGCAAGGCGCAGCACTTCTGGCCGTCCGCGAAGCGGCTCTTCGCCCTCCTCGGCCCCGAGCGGGCCCGGATGATCGTCGTGGTCGCCCTGGTCTCCGCCTCGGTGGTGCTCACCGTCATCGCCCCGAAGATCCTCGGGCAGGCGATGGACACCATCTTCAACGGCGTCATCGGCGCGCAGCTCCCGGCCGGGGTCCCGCTCGAGCAGATCATCGAGCAGCAGCGGGCGTCGGGCAACGGCACCTTCGCCGACATGCTCTCGAAGACCGACATCGTCCCCGGTCAGGGCATCGACTTCGTCGTGCTCGGGCGCCTCATCATCATCGTGCTCCTGATGTACGTCGTCGCCTCCGTCCTGATGTGGGCGCAGGGGTTCATCCTCAACGGGCTCGTGATGCGCGTCGTCTACGGGCTCCGCCAGGACATCGAGGGCAAGCTCAACCGTCTCCCGCTGCGCTACTTCGACACCCGCCAGCGCGGCGACGTGATGTCGCGCGTCACGAACGACGTCGACAACATCCAGACGGCGCTCCAGCAGGCGTTCTCGCAGCTCGTGCAGTCGGTCCTGACGATCATCGGCATCGCGGCGATGATGTTCATCGTCTCGTGGCAGCTCGCGCTCATCGCGCTGATCTCGATCCCGCTCTCGGGAGTGATCGCCGGAGTCATCGGCGCCCGCTCGCAGAAGCTCTTCGCCGCGCAGTGGAAGAACACCGGAGCGCTCAACGGCCACATCGAGGAGACGTTCTCGGGGCTCGAGATCGTCCGCGCCTTCGGCCGCGACCGCGAGATGCTCGAGGAGTTCGACCGCCGCAACGACAGCCTCTACAGCGCCTCCTTGGGCGCGCAGTTCGTCTCGGGCATGATCATGCCCGCGATGACCTTCGTCTCCTACCTGTCCTACGTGCTCATCGCGGTCGTGGGCGGGCTGCGGGTCGCCTCCGGTCAGCTGACCCTCGGCGACGCGACGGCCTTCATCCAGTACTCGCGCGAGTTCACCCAGCCCGTCACGCAGCTCGCCAGCATGGCCAACATGCTGCAGTCGGGCGTGGCCTCGGCCGAGCGCACGTTCGAGCTGCTCGACGCCGACGAGCAGGACCCCGAGACCGCCACGGAGTCGCTCCCCGAGCGCACCGACGGCCACGTCGAGTTCCAGGACGTCTCGTTCTCGTACGACCCCGAGCAGCCGCTCATCGAGGGCCTCTCGTTCTCGGCGCAGCCCGGCCAGACCGTCGCGATCGTCGGCCCGACCGGTGCCGGCAAGACGACGCTGGTCAATCTGGTGATGCGCTTCTACGAGCTCACCGGCGGCCGCATCCTCCTCGACGGGGTCGACATCACCCGCCTCGCCCGCGGCGATCTGCGCTCGCGCGTGGGGATGGTGCTGCAGGACGCGTGGCTATTCCAGGGGACGATCCGCGAGAACATCCGCTACGGCCGTCTCGACGCCACCGACGACGAGATCATCGAGGCCGCCCGCGCCACGATGGTCGACCGCTTCGTGCAGCAGCTCCCCGAGGGCTACGACACGGTGCTCGACGCCGACGGCGGCAGCGTCTCGGCCGGTGAGCGCCAGCTGATCACGATCGCCCGCGCGTTCCTCGCCAACCCGTCGCTGCTGATCCTCGACGAGGCGACGTCGTCGGTCGACACCCGCACCGAGCTCCTCGTGCAGCACGCGATGAACGCGCTGCGCACCGACCGGACCTCGTTCGTCATCGCGCACCGCCTCTCGACGATCCGCGACGCCGACACGATCCTCGTCATGGAGTCGGGCCGCATCGTCGAGCAGGGCGCCCACGAGGCGCTCCTCGAGCGCCGCGGCGCCTACTACGACCTCTACATGACGCAGTTCCGCGGCGGAGGCGACGAGGCGGGCGGCGCGGCCGCATCAGCGGGCCTTCCCGGCGCGGTGGAGACCGCACCCTAG
- the pyrE gene encoding orotate phosphoribosyltransferase translates to MNDARQQLIEYIGSDAVFHGDFTLTSGKKASYYVDLRRVSLDHRVAPLIGQVMLDLIAPIENVDAVGGLTMGADPIASAILHQGVARGLAYDAFVVRKEPKDHGRGRQVEGPDLAGKRVVVVEDTSTTGGSPLAAIEALLKVGAEIAGVAVVVDRATGAREIIEGAGYPYFAAIGLADLGLS, encoded by the coding sequence GTGAACGACGCACGCCAGCAGCTCATCGAGTACATCGGCTCCGACGCCGTCTTCCACGGGGACTTCACCCTGACGAGCGGCAAGAAGGCGAGCTACTACGTCGACCTGCGACGCGTGAGCCTCGACCACCGGGTCGCTCCGCTGATCGGCCAGGTCATGCTCGACCTCATCGCGCCGATCGAGAACGTCGACGCGGTCGGGGGCCTGACCATGGGAGCCGATCCGATCGCCTCCGCGATCCTGCACCAGGGCGTCGCGCGCGGCCTCGCGTACGACGCGTTCGTCGTGCGCAAGGAGCCGAAGGACCACGGCCGCGGCCGCCAGGTCGAGGGCCCGGATCTCGCGGGTAAGCGCGTCGTCGTCGTCGAGGACACCTCCACCACCGGCGGCTCCCCCCTCGCGGCCATCGAGGCGCTCCTCAAGGTCGGTGCCGAGATCGCCGGAGTCGCGGTCGTCGTCGATCGCGCCACCGGAGCGCGGGAGATCATCGAGGGTGCCGGGTACCCCTACTTCGCCGCGATCGGGCTGGCCGACCTCGGCCTGAGCTGA
- a CDS encoding septum formation family protein, with product MVDERGREGGEGGGAERPQEPGRSAGGSDWLLQQLSDGRLKSIFDAPRKRPGQPLTPAAEEAGEVGPEAETAPVDPEAPARGDETPEVPDGADSDTGSDSDVDSDSVADSEAEQPAAPGTRPVASATWPAEPLRVDPAPSVDAASRESIATPEPSAESPSAGAPAPEDTADRPEQPPADRAPARPADLEGSTPPESAPPAPESAPPGSEDTSPRPEDPSPSTPVAGDAEAPAESPRAERPAAASAPAAVEPRPSEPAPVVPAPVNPAPAQSAPVVAPAAAPRPPLPAAEPPRDLPTAPPRLRAEARLRDDRPEGATPPAPRDPAEADAASSDAVYHWPDPRGGWDAAPVWEDVVAPREEPDDDGGDEELWRETAGVYAWNLEPTLDDDEPETVGHESDPAGEAPATGSDAPFHTAAASAHVNAAGAKEPRRGSRTEKTRTPREPVAPAEPRAPKEPRAAKEPRAAKEPRAAKEPRAAKEPRAAKEPRAPKEPRAPREPRVFRGPRTATTSSASRPSAERTAGRRRLLIGLIAAGAVIVLAALVALGIAVGSAGGDSDGAAAPVPATTDSATASPEPSATPTAEIPTVGPLPAGTWAWSTLLGGECLQPFDSVWAEEFTVVDCATAHTAEMVDTGQLTDAAFPGQEALAVSVASICQAEGVVDVTGAEAYGDVQVSGAFPVTQEQWDAGERSYYCFVDRAGGGELIGSLDGTPSA from the coding sequence ATGGTCGACGAGCGCGGTCGCGAGGGCGGCGAGGGCGGGGGAGCGGAGCGCCCCCAGGAACCCGGGCGATCGGCCGGCGGGAGCGACTGGCTCCTGCAGCAGCTCAGCGACGGCCGCCTGAAGAGCATCTTCGACGCGCCGCGGAAGCGGCCGGGGCAACCGCTCACGCCCGCCGCCGAGGAGGCGGGTGAGGTCGGCCCGGAGGCGGAGACCGCGCCTGTCGACCCCGAGGCTCCCGCACGCGGGGACGAGACGCCGGAGGTCCCGGACGGCGCCGACTCCGACACCGGCAGCGATAGCGACGTCGACTCCGACAGCGTCGCCGACTCCGAGGCCGAGCAGCCCGCGGCGCCGGGGACCCGGCCCGTCGCCTCCGCGACGTGGCCGGCCGAGCCGCTCCGCGTCGACCCCGCACCGTCCGTCGACGCGGCGTCGAGGGAGTCGATCGCGACCCCCGAGCCCTCGGCCGAGTCGCCGAGCGCCGGTGCCCCGGCTCCGGAGGACACCGCTGATCGGCCCGAGCAGCCTCCAGCGGATCGCGCGCCGGCCCGCCCCGCGGACCTCGAGGGGTCGACACCTCCCGAGTCCGCGCCGCCCGCTCCCGAGTCCGCGCCGCCCGGTTCCGAGGACACGTCGCCGCGACCGGAGGACCCCTCGCCGTCGACTCCCGTCGCCGGTGACGCCGAGGCGCCGGCGGAGTCACCGCGCGCCGAGCGGCCCGCCGCGGCGTCCGCGCCCGCGGCTGTCGAGCCACGGCCCTCCGAGCCGGCACCCGTCGTCCCCGCCCCCGTGAACCCTGCTCCCGCCCAGTCCGCGCCCGTGGTCGCCCCTGCCGCTGCACCGCGTCCCCCGCTGCCGGCCGCGGAGCCCCCGCGGGATCTGCCGACGGCGCCCCCGCGTCTGCGCGCCGAGGCGCGACTCCGTGACGACCGTCCGGAGGGCGCGACGCCGCCCGCCCCGCGCGACCCGGCCGAGGCCGACGCCGCCTCCTCCGATGCCGTCTACCACTGGCCGGATCCGCGCGGCGGCTGGGACGCCGCTCCCGTCTGGGAGGACGTCGTGGCTCCGCGCGAGGAGCCGGACGACGACGGCGGCGATGAGGAGCTGTGGCGCGAGACCGCCGGCGTCTACGCCTGGAACCTCGAGCCGACCCTCGACGACGACGAGCCGGAGACCGTCGGGCACGAGTCCGACCCGGCGGGCGAGGCGCCCGCGACCGGATCCGACGCCCCGTTCCACACGGCGGCCGCCTCCGCCCACGTGAACGCCGCCGGCGCCAAGGAGCCGCGCCGGGGATCCCGCACCGAGAAGACGCGCACGCCGCGGGAGCCGGTCGCGCCGGCGGAGCCGCGTGCCCCCAAGGAGCCCCGCGCCGCGAAGGAGCCGCGCGCCGCGAAGGAGCCGCGCGCCGCGAAGGAGCCGCGCGCCGCGAAAGAGCCGCGTGCCGCCAAGGAGCCTCGCGCTCCGAAAGAGCCTCGTGCTCCCCGGGAGCCGCGCGTCTTCCGAGGCCCGCGCACCGCGACCACGTCGAGCGCCTCCCGCCCGTCTGCCGAGCGCACGGCCGGCCGTCGCCGCCTGCTGATCGGCCTGATCGCCGCGGGCGCCGTCATCGTGCTCGCCGCGCTCGTCGCCCTGGGCATCGCGGTCGGCTCGGCGGGTGGTGACTCCGACGGCGCCGCGGCACCCGTGCCCGCCACGACCGACTCCGCCACCGCATCGCCCGAGCCGTCCGCGACCCCGACCGCCGAGATCCCGACCGTGGGCCCGCTCCCGGCCGGCACCTGGGCGTGGAGCACCCTCCTCGGCGGCGAGTGCCTGCAGCCCTTCGACTCGGTGTGGGCCGAGGAGTTCACCGTCGTCGACTGCGCCACGGCGCACACCGCCGAGATGGTCGACACCGGTCAGCTGACCGACGCGGCCTTCCCCGGTCAGGAGGCGCTCGCCGTCTCGGTCGCCTCGATCTGCCAGGCCGAGGGAGTGGTCGACGTGACCGGAGCCGAGGCCTACGGCGACGTCCAGGTGTCGGGCGCGTTCCCGGTCACCCAGGAGCAGTGGGACGCGGGCGAGCGCAGCTACTACTGCTTCGTCGACCGAGCCGGCGGGGGCGAGCTGATCGGCTCGCTCGACGGGACGCCCTCCGCCTAG
- a CDS encoding RNA methyltransferase, with amino-acid sequence MTEDNAPTEEAGPSASVEATTNGVGPWQGEWPTDARLDPELLAHGDSRNVVDRFRYWRMDAIVAELDSTRHPFHVAIENWQHDMNIGSIVRSANAFGAEAVHIVGRRRWNKRGAMVTDRYQHVQHHETVADLVQWAAEAEVPLIAIDNVPGCVPLETYALPERCVLLFGQEGPGLSAEALAASDAILEISQFGSTRSINASAAAAVTMHAWVLQHVRF; translated from the coding sequence GTGACCGAGGACAACGCGCCGACCGAGGAAGCCGGGCCCTCCGCCTCCGTCGAGGCCACGACGAACGGCGTCGGACCGTGGCAGGGCGAGTGGCCGACCGACGCGCGGCTCGACCCCGAGCTGCTCGCGCACGGCGACTCCCGCAACGTCGTCGACCGCTTCCGCTACTGGCGGATGGACGCGATCGTCGCCGAGCTCGACAGCACGCGGCACCCGTTCCACGTCGCCATCGAGAACTGGCAGCACGACATGAACATCGGCTCGATCGTCCGCAGCGCCAACGCGTTCGGGGCCGAGGCCGTGCACATCGTCGGGCGCCGCCGCTGGAACAAGCGCGGCGCGATGGTGACCGACCGCTACCAGCACGTGCAGCACCACGAGACGGTCGCCGACCTCGTGCAGTGGGCGGCGGAGGCGGAGGTGCCGCTGATCGCGATCGACAACGTCCCGGGCTGCGTGCCCCTCGAGACCTACGCCCTGCCGGAGCGGTGCGTGCTGCTGTTCGGGCAGGAGGGTCCGGGGCTGTCCGCGGAGGCGCTCGCCGCCTCCGACGCGATCCTCGAGATCTCGCAGTTCGGCTCGACCCGCTCGATCAACGCCTCGGCCGCGGCCGCCGTGACGATGCACGCCTGGGTCCTGCAGCACGTCCGCTTCTGA
- a CDS encoding HAD-IIA family hydrolase, which translates to MATNRNDVECWLTDMDGVLVHENKALPGAPELIQEWTDAGVPFLVLTNNSIFTPRDLAARLRASGLHVPEERIWTSALATADFCASQMPGGSAFVIGEAGITTALHEAGFIMTETAPDYVVVGETRNYSFEAITKAIRLIVNGARFIVTNPDATGPSAEGVMPATGAIAALITKATGKDPYVVGKPNPMMFRSAMNKIGAHSENTGMIGDRMDTDIIAGIEAGLHTVLVLTGISDRAEMERYPFRPDEVLSGVHELLSSEPIESEFPPDAVV; encoded by the coding sequence ATGGCGACTAACCGCAATGATGTCGAGTGCTGGCTGACCGACATGGACGGCGTGCTGGTGCACGAGAACAAGGCGCTCCCCGGGGCGCCCGAGCTGATCCAGGAGTGGACGGACGCCGGTGTCCCGTTCCTGGTGCTCACCAACAACTCGATCTTCACTCCGCGGGATCTGGCGGCGCGGCTGCGGGCGTCGGGGCTGCACGTGCCCGAGGAGCGGATCTGGACGAGCGCCCTCGCGACGGCCGATTTCTGCGCGTCGCAGATGCCAGGGGGCAGTGCGTTCGTGATCGGCGAGGCCGGCATCACGACGGCGCTCCACGAGGCCGGCTTCATCATGACCGAGACGGCGCCCGACTACGTGGTCGTCGGCGAGACCCGCAACTACAGCTTCGAGGCGATCACGAAGGCGATCCGCCTGATCGTCAACGGCGCCCGGTTCATCGTGACCAATCCGGACGCGACCGGGCCCAGTGCCGAGGGCGTGATGCCGGCGACCGGAGCGATCGCGGCGCTGATCACGAAGGCGACCGGCAAGGACCCGTACGTGGTCGGCAAGCCGAACCCGATGATGTTCCGGTCGGCGATGAACAAGATCGGCGCGCACAGCGAGAACACCGGCATGATCGGCGACCGCATGGACACCGACATCATCGCGGGCATCGAGGCCGGCCTGCACACGGTCCTGGTGCTCACGGGCATCAGCGACCGCGCCGAGATGGAGCGCTACCCGTTCCGTCCCGACGAGGTGCTGAGCGGCGTGCACGAGCTGCTCTCGTCCGAGCCGATCGAGTCGGAGTTCCCGCCCGACGCCGTCGTCTGA
- a CDS encoding DUF3151 domain-containing protein codes for MSGENLLGPEPTLLPDEPAVTAALAKHTNPGAVEFAALAAAHPRSPLAWALLADSVWGIDAALPSYAYARVGYHRGLDLLRTAGWRGQGPIPWRHGPNRGFLLALYALRRAAESIGETDEVDRLTGFLQQADPIAIPEIERYHEDALPPTAAIVILGAD; via the coding sequence ATGAGTGGCGAGAACCTGCTGGGCCCCGAACCGACCCTCCTCCCCGACGAGCCCGCGGTGACCGCGGCACTCGCCAAGCACACGAACCCCGGAGCCGTCGAGTTCGCCGCGCTCGCCGCAGCGCACCCGCGCTCCCCGCTCGCCTGGGCCCTGCTGGCCGACAGTGTCTGGGGGATCGACGCCGCGCTGCCCTCCTACGCCTACGCCCGCGTCGGCTACCACCGCGGCCTCGACCTCCTCCGCACCGCCGGCTGGCGCGGCCAAGGCCCCATCCCCTGGCGCCACGGACCCAACCGCGGCTTCCTCCTCGCCCTCTACGCCCTCCGCCGCGCCGCCGAATCGATCGGCGAGACCGACGAGGTCGACCGCCTCACCGGCTTCCTCCAGCAGGCCGACCCCATCGCGATCCCCGAGATCGAGCGGTACCACGAGGATGCATTACCCCCCACCGCCGCCATCGTCATCCTCGGGGCGGATTAG
- a CDS encoding MFS transporter encodes MPDPQAPPRRSALGRATGRYAQAFAIPGSLAFSSSGWIGRFPKGSLAIGVLVMVTDVSGSYALGGAVSGTLTLSLAAAGPLWSRVMDRWGQRRALALSLPLLVAASLGLVAAVLLGAPVWTWFALAVVAGVSVIDIGSAVRSRWSATTSDPALRHTAYSVESVADEAAFVVAPPVVTLLATLVHPAAGVVVGLGIGLVGGVALLAQVGTQPPLAPVADRTRVRIRLPLGLVGVVAVFAAIGGVFGSFNVAAIATAEAAGAEAASGLLLSAYSIGSVLTGVVVGAARLPGSPRSRFVVAGLVFGVVVPVLLLAGSLPVLAVLAFVAGLATSPLLITGSSLVETISPRSRLTEALAWPPTGLALGVTAGSALSGLAVESAGAQSGFTVTASAAALGALLSLATAAFLRSRPAAPDR; translated from the coding sequence ATGCCAGACCCCCAGGCGCCTCCGCGCCGATCAGCCCTCGGCCGCGCGACCGGGCGGTACGCGCAGGCGTTCGCGATCCCCGGCTCGCTCGCCTTCTCCTCCTCCGGCTGGATCGGGCGGTTCCCCAAGGGCAGCCTCGCGATCGGCGTCCTGGTGATGGTGACGGACGTCTCGGGCAGCTACGCGCTCGGCGGCGCCGTCTCGGGGACGCTGACCCTCTCGCTCGCCGCGGCCGGCCCGCTCTGGTCGCGGGTCATGGACCGCTGGGGCCAGCGCCGCGCGCTCGCCCTGTCGCTCCCGCTGCTCGTCGCCGCCTCCCTCGGCCTCGTCGCCGCCGTGCTGCTCGGCGCGCCGGTCTGGACCTGGTTCGCGCTCGCCGTCGTCGCCGGCGTCTCGGTGATCGACATCGGCTCGGCCGTCCGCTCGCGCTGGAGCGCCACCACCTCCGATCCGGCCCTCCGGCACACCGCGTACTCGGTCGAGTCGGTGGCCGACGAGGCCGCCTTCGTCGTCGCTCCGCCGGTCGTGACGCTGCTCGCCACGCTGGTGCACCCGGCCGCCGGCGTCGTCGTGGGCCTGGGCATCGGGCTCGTCGGAGGCGTCGCCCTGCTCGCGCAGGTGGGTACGCAGCCGCCGCTCGCGCCCGTCGCCGACCGGACCAGGGTGCGCATCCGCCTCCCCCTCGGGCTCGTCGGCGTCGTCGCGGTCTTCGCCGCGATCGGCGGAGTCTTCGGCTCGTTCAACGTCGCCGCGATCGCCACGGCGGAGGCGGCGGGCGCGGAGGCCGCGTCGGGGCTCCTCCTGTCGGCGTACAGCATCGGCAGCGTGCTCACCGGAGTCGTCGTGGGCGCCGCTCGTCTGCCCGGCTCGCCGCGCTCGCGCTTCGTCGTCGCGGGCCTCGTCTTCGGCGTCGTGGTGCCCGTGCTCCTGCTGGCCGGTTCGCTGCCCGTGCTCGCGGTGCTGGCCTTCGTCGCGGGCCTGGCGACCTCGCCGCTCCTGATCACCGGCTCGAGCCTCGTCGAGACGATCTCGCCCCGCAGCCGCCTCACCGAGGCCCTCGCCTGGCCGCCCACGGGCCTCGCCCTGGGCGTCACCGCCGGTTCCGCCCTGAGCGGCCTCGCCGTCGAGTCCGCCGGCGCCCAGTCCGGCTTCACCGTCACCGCCTCCGCCGCCGCCCTCGGCGCCCTCCTGTCCCTCGCGACCGCCGCCTTCCTCCGCTCCCGCCCGGCCGCCCCCGACCGCTGA